CGGTTTCCAGCGCACCGGCGACCAGTTCTGGCAGATGGCCGACCAGCTGGCGCGCGGTTTCGTCCTGGGTGCGACCGCCGGACGTACGACGCTGACCGGTGAGGGTCTGCAGCACGCCGACGGCCACTCGCAGCTGCTCGCCTCGACCAACCCGGGCTGTGTCGCCTACGACCCGGCGTACGGCTTCGAGATCGCGCACATCGTGCAGGACGGTCTGCGGCGGATGTACGGCCCGGACAGCGAGGACGTCTTCTACTACCTCACCGTCTACAACGAGCCGATCCAGCACCCCGCCGAGCCCGAGAACGTGGACGTCGAGGGCATCCTCAAGGGCATCCACCGCTACCGCGAGGGCACGTCGGGCACCATCCCGGCGCAGGTCATCGCGTCCGGTGTCGCCGTGCCGTGGGCCATCGAGGCGCAGAAGATCCTCGCCGAGGAGTGGAACGTCAAGGCGGACGTCTGGTCGGCGACCTCCTGGAACGAGCTGCGGCGCGAGGCGGTCGACGTCGAGCGGCACAACCTGCTGCACCCCGAGGAGGAGCAGCGGGTGCCGTACGTGACGCGGAAGCTGTCGGGTGCGCAGGGTCCGTTCGTCGCCGTGTCCGACTGGATGCGGGCGGTGCCGGACCAGATCGCGCGCTGGGTGCCGGGGACCTACCAGTCGCTGGGCGCGGACGGGTTCGGCTTCGCGGACACCCGGGGCGCGGCGCGGCGGTTCTTCCACATCGACGCGCAGTCGATCGTGGTGGGCGTGCTGACCGAGCTGGCCCGGGAGGGCAAGGTCGACCGGTCCGTGCTGAAGCAGGCCATCGACCGGTACCAGCTGCTCGACGTGGCGGCGGCCGACCCGGGCGCCGCGGGCGGCGACGCGTAGGCAGCGGAGTGATGTGAAGGGCGGTGGGGCTCAGCGGCCCCACCGCCCTTACCTCTTCTTTACGATGCGGTCATGAAGGAACAATCGGCGCAGGTCCGTTGGGAACACCTGACCCAGCGGCCTCTGATGGCGCTCGCGGTGCTGTTCGCCGTCGCCTATGCCGTGCCGATCGTGGACGACACGGCCGGCCGGTCACTCACGAGGGTGTGCACGGCGGTGGAGTGGACGGTGTGGGGCGCGTTCGCCGTCGACTACCTCGTACGGCTGTCGCTCTCCCGGGACCGGCGGCGATTCGTCCGCAGCCACTGGCTGGACCTGTGTGCGGTGCTGCTGCCCATGCTCCAGCCGCTGCGGCTGCTGCGGCTCGTGGCGACGCTGCTGCTGGTGCAGCGGCGGGCGCGGATGGCCTCGCAGATCCGGCTGACGACGTATGTCGCGGGCGCGGTGGTCGGGCTGCTGATGTTCGGCTCGCTCGCGGTGCTCTCGGTGGAGCGGGACTCGCCGGACGGGAACATCCGGACGCTGGGTGACGCGGTGTGGTGGTCGTTCACCACGATGACGACCGTGGGGTACGGGGACCACGCACCGACCACCGGACTGGGCCGGATCATCGCGGTGGGGCTGATGCTCTCCGGCATCGCACTGCTCGGTGTCGTCACCGCGAACATCGCGGCCTGGTTCATCGCCCGCTTCGAGAAGGACGACGTGGAGGAGCGGCGGCAGACGGAGGCGATCGTGGCGCTGACCGAGGAAGTGCGGGCGCTGCGGGCCCAGGTGACCGCGTTGCAGGAGCAGCGGTCGGTCAGACACTGAGGTGGGCCCCCGGCCCATCCACCGGGGGCCCTCCCCTCACTCCCCCCGGCTCAGAACATGCCGCTTCCGGGGGTGGCCGCTCCGGCCAGCCAGATGATGGCCAGGAGCGTGTCTATGGCGCCCAGTACGACGGCGACCAGGGCCGTCACCGGGCGGGAGCCCGTCCAGCTGCGGCCCATACCGAGCCAGCCGGTCACGATCGCGATCGGACCGAGGATGATCCCCAGTACGAAGAATCCCGCGACCGCGCAGATGACACCGATGATTCCGAGCGTCGCGCGATCCGGCCCGGTCCGTGACCACGTCCGGCCACGTGAGCGGGGGTGCCTGCGCGTGCGCGTGCTGTTTCCGAAACCCGCCATCATCAACAACTCCCTGAACCCCTAGGCAGATTGGGTTCGAGAGGGCGAGTACCCCCGCTGCGGGGGTCAATCCTCCGGCCTTGCGGCGCGCCGCCCCCCTCCGGCAGCGCGCCGCAGCACCGGCCGCCCTCCGCGGCATATGCACTGCCGTGCGGAGGGCTTGACTAACTGTGACCTGCGGCGCGTACCGGGGGCGAGGAATCTTTAGCGTCTTCACCCTGATAGGCGAAGTCGCCTGAAATCCCGTCAGTTTCGACCCGCGGAAACTCCCGCGGGACAGGACCCGTCAGACGTGGCCCACTCCCGCGCCCGCCTCCGCGTTCTCGCCGCGCTTGGTGAGCAGGGCGACGAAGACGGCGACGGCGGCGACTCCGGCGGCGACCAGGGACGCCAGGCTCATGCCGGAGATGAAGGTGTCGTGCGCGACGTCGGTGATCTTCGCGGCGATCGCCTCCGGGGTGCCCTTGGCGACCGGCGGCATACCGACCTGGACCGCCTCGGAGGCCTGGGCCTCCTGGGCCGCGGTGAGCGGCGGCAGTCCCGCGTCCTTCCAGTTGCCGGCGAGGTCGCTGTCGACCTTCGACGCCATCACGGCGCCCAGGACGGCGGTGCCGAGGCTGCCGCCGATCTGCATCGCGGCCTGCTGGAGACCGCCGGCGACTCCGGAGAGCTCCAGCGGCGCGTTGCCCACGATGACCTCGGTCGCGCCGACCATCACCGGGGCGAGGCCGAGGCCCAGCAGGGCGAACCAGAGGGACATCACCGCACTGCCGGTGTCCGTCTCCAGCGTGGACATGCCGTACATGGCGATCGCGGTGGCCGCCATGCCGCCGGCCAGCGGGATGCGCGGGCCCAGCTTGGTGATCATCACGCCCGCGAGCGGGGAGCCGACGATCATCATGCCGGTGAGCGGGAGGAGGTGGAGGCCGGCGTCGATCGGGCTCATCCCGTGCACGTTCTGGAGGTAGAACGTCACGAAGAACAGGCCGCCCATGAAGGCGATGGCCATGAGGACCATCAGGACCACGCCCGCGGACAGCGCGACCGAGCGGAACAGGCCCAGCGGGATCAGCGGCTCCTTCACCTTGGTCTCCCAGAAGGCGAAGAGCGCGAAGCCCAGGACCGACGCGGCGATGAAGGTCCACGTCTTTCCGTCGCCCCAGCCCCACGCCGGGGCCTTGATGAGGGCCCAGACCAGGCAGAACATCGCGGCCGACAGCAGGGCGATGCCGAGGATGTCGAAGGAGCGCGGGGCGTTCTCGGCACGGTGGTCGAGCAGGATCAGGATGCCCATGACGAGGGCGAGGACGCCGACCGGCACGTTGATGAAGAACACCGACTGCCAGTTGACGTGCTCGACGAGGACACCGCCGAGGATCGGGCCGCCCGCGGTGGAGGCGCCGATGACCATGCCCCAGATACCGATGGCCATGTTGAGCTTCTCGGCCGGGAAGGTCGCCCGCAGCAGACCGAGCGCGGCCGGCATCAGCAGGGCACCGAACACGCCCTGCAGCACCCGGAAGGTGACGACGAACGCGATGCTGTCGGACAGACCGATCGCACCGGAGGCGGCCGCGAAGCCGACCACACCTATCAGGAAGGTCTGGCGGTGGCCGAAGCGGTCACCGAGCTTGCCCGCGGTGATCAGGGAGACCGCGAGGGCGAGGAAGTAGCCGTTGGTGATCCACTGCACCTCGGCGAAGGTGGCGCCGAGGTCCTGCTGGATGGCCGGGTTGGCGATGGCCACGATGGTGCCGTCGAGGGCCACCATCATGACGCCTACGGCGACGGTGATGAGCGTGAACCAGGGGTGGCCGCGCAGCCCTGAGGCCCGCGCCCCCTCCGACGGGGCGGCCGGCCTGCCGTCCTCCGGCCCCGGCTTGTCGAGCGTGGTCTGACTAGTCATACGTCGAGGCTAATGACAGCCGCTGACAATTGACAAACCGTTTCATAAGTCGGTAACTGACACAGCATGGATACCCTGCGCCAACGCAAGAAGCAGCGCACCCGTGAGGCGCTGATTCGAGCCGCCCTCGAGTTGTTCACCACCCGGGGCTACGAGGGGACGACCGTCGACGACATCACGGACGCCGTCGAGGTCTCGCAGCGCACCTTCTTCCGCTACTTCGCCAACAAGGAGGAGGCCGCCCTCGCCGTCGTCGAGATGGCCGTCGCGCACTTCACCGAGGCGGTGCGCGAGCGGCCGCCGCACGAGGCGCCGCTGGAGGCGCTGCGCCAGGCGGTCCTGGAGGGCTGGGACTCGCTCAACGAGGTGATCGAGTCCGTCGTACCGGTGGAGCTGTATCTGCAGATGTACCGGGTGATCGAGTCGACGCCGGTGCTGCTCGCCGCCCATCTGCGGCGCTCCATGGAGGTCGAGGAGACCCTGGCGCGCGTGATCGCCGAGCGCGAGGGCCTCGACGTGACGGCCGACCCGCGGCCGCGGCTCGCGGTGGCCGTCTTCAGCGGGGTGATGCGGGTGACGGAACGGCAGTGGAGCGCGGCCGCGGACTTCAGCCTGGACGCGATGCGGACGCTCACCGTTTCGTATCTCGAACAGGTGGGTCCAGCACTGACGGAGAACTGGCGAACACACTGAGGTCATCGACACGCTCACCGAAACGTGACCTCTGTCACTCGGTTAACGCGAGACCCTCTCGTTCTCCTAGTGTGTCCTTTCAGTGACTTCCTTCGACACCTCTCCCCAACTGAACGCGTCGCGCGCACTGCTCGCGCTGGCCGTGGTGTTCGTGATGCTCGCGACCACCGGCTGGACCGCCCTGCGCAACCAGCGGACCACGACCGAGCTCCAGAGCTCGATCAGCTCCTGGGAGCACGGCCGGATAGCGGGGCACCAGCTGCCCGACCCGGACGACTCGACCTCCGCCGCGCTCTCGCGCTTCTTCGCCTCGCTGACCGCTCAGCAGCGCTCCGCCCTCGCCCGCCGCTATCCCCTCGCGGTCGGCAACATGAACGGCGCCCCCGTCGAGCTGCGCTACCGCGCCAACCGCATCGCGCTCGGCCAGGCCCGCAAGGTCGAGCTGAAACGCATGCACGACAGCCGGCTCTCGGCCGACGGGCAACGCCAGGCGGGCAACCGTATGCAGCGCTTCGAGACGCTGATGAACACCAAGCGCAAGATCCTCGCCTTCGACCCGGCGGGCTCCGGGCGGGTCGCCGAGGTCTTCGGCGATCTGGACAAGGCGCAGCGGATCTCGGTCGTCGTCCCCGGCGTCGACACCGATCTGCTCACCTTCCAGCGCACCTACCGCAAGTACTCGGCCCCGGTCGGCATGGCCAAGTCGCTGTACGCCGCGGAGAAGGCGGCGAGCCCCTCGACGCGTACGGCCGTCATCGCCTGGGCCGACTACACCGCCCCCGGCGGCCTCGGCCTCGACTCGGCGACCGCGACCCGCGCCAAGGGCGGCGCCGTCCGGCTGAACGCGCTGGTGCGCGCGCTGCCCGGCAGCACGCCCGTCTCCCTGTTCTGCCACAGCTACGGCTCGGTGGTGTGCGGTGTCGCCGCGCACACCCTGCCGGAGCGGGTGGCCGACATCGCGGTGGCCGGCAGCCCCGGGATGCGGGTCACCAACGCCGCCCAGCTGCACACCTCGGCCCAGGTGTGGGCGATGCGGGACGCCG
Above is a window of Streptomyces sp. NBC_00490 DNA encoding:
- a CDS encoding MFS transporter, which gives rise to MMVALDGTIVAIANPAIQQDLGATFAEVQWITNGYFLALAVSLITAGKLGDRFGHRQTFLIGVVGFAAASGAIGLSDSIAFVVTFRVLQGVFGALLMPAALGLLRATFPAEKLNMAIGIWGMVIGASTAGGPILGGVLVEHVNWQSVFFINVPVGVLALVMGILILLDHRAENAPRSFDILGIALLSAAMFCLVWALIKAPAWGWGDGKTWTFIAASVLGFALFAFWETKVKEPLIPLGLFRSVALSAGVVLMVLMAIAFMGGLFFVTFYLQNVHGMSPIDAGLHLLPLTGMMIVGSPLAGVMITKLGPRIPLAGGMAATAIAMYGMSTLETDTGSAVMSLWFALLGLGLAPVMVGATEVIVGNAPLELSGVAGGLQQAAMQIGGSLGTAVLGAVMASKVDSDLAGNWKDAGLPPLTAAQEAQASEAVQVGMPPVAKGTPEAIAAKITDVAHDTFISGMSLASLVAAGVAAVAVFVALLTKRGENAEAGAGVGHV
- a CDS encoding small hydrophobic protein, producing the protein MMAGFGNSTRTRRHPRSRGRTWSRTGPDRATLGIIGVICAVAGFFVLGIILGPIAIVTGWLGMGRSWTGSRPVTALVAVVLGAIDTLLAIIWLAGAATPGSGMF
- a CDS encoding TetR/AcrR family transcriptional regulator, whose amino-acid sequence is MDTLRQRKKQRTREALIRAALELFTTRGYEGTTVDDITDAVEVSQRTFFRYFANKEEAALAVVEMAVAHFTEAVRERPPHEAPLEALRQAVLEGWDSLNEVIESVVPVELYLQMYRVIESTPVLLAAHLRRSMEVEETLARVIAEREGLDVTADPRPRLAVAVFSGVMRVTERQWSAAADFSLDAMRTLTVSYLEQVGPALTENWRTH
- a CDS encoding potassium channel family protein, with the translated sequence MKEQSAQVRWEHLTQRPLMALAVLFAVAYAVPIVDDTAGRSLTRVCTAVEWTVWGAFAVDYLVRLSLSRDRRRFVRSHWLDLCAVLLPMLQPLRLLRLVATLLLVQRRARMASQIRLTTYVAGAVVGLLMFGSLAVLSVERDSPDGNIRTLGDAVWWSFTTMTTVGYGDHAPTTGLGRIIAVGLMLSGIALLGVVTANIAAWFIARFEKDDVEERRQTEAIVALTEEVRALRAQVTALQEQRSVRH
- a CDS encoding alpha/beta hydrolase family protein; the protein is MTSFDTSPQLNASRALLALAVVFVMLATTGWTALRNQRTTTELQSSISSWEHGRIAGHQLPDPDDSTSAALSRFFASLTAQQRSALARRYPLAVGNMNGAPVELRYRANRIALGQARKVELKRMHDSRLSADGQRQAGNRMQRFETLMNTKRKILAFDPAGSGRVAEVFGDLDKAQRISVVVPGVDTDLLTFQRTYRKYSAPVGMAKSLYAAEKAASPSTRTAVIAWADYTAPGGLGLDSATATRAKGGAVRLNALVRALPGSTPVSLFCHSYGSVVCGVAAHTLPERVADIAVAGSPGMRVTNAAQLHTSAQVWAMRDADDWIQDVPYLELGGLGHGADPVSSAFGARVLSAADAKGHSGYFEPGTESLLNFAEIGVGAYRSVHCATDDEACRAGLSGTVAG